GGTCGGCACCGTCGGCCGGCCGCTACCCGGCGTCACCATCCGGATCGACGACGACGGGGAGGTCCTCATCGCCGGCGACATCGTCTTCTCCGGCTACTGGCGCAACGAGACCGCCACCGCGGAGGCGCTGGCCGACGGCTGGTTCCACACCGGCGACCTGGGACAGCTGGACAACGACGGCTACCTGAGCATCACCGGCCGCAAGAAGGAGATCATCGTTACCGCCGGCGGTAAGAACGTCGCCCCGGCGGTGCTGGAGGACCAGGTCCGGGCACACCCGTTGGTCAGCCAGTGCGTCGTGGTCGGTGACCGGCAGCCGTTCATCGCCGCGCTGGTCACCGTCGACGAGGAGGCGCTGCCGGGGTGGCTTGGGTCGGCCGACATGCCGACGGACACCCCGGTCGAGCGGCTACGCGAGCACGACGCGCTACGAGCCGAGATCCAGGGCGCGATCGACGTCGCCAACCAGGCGGTCTCCAAGGCCGAGGCGATCAAGGTCTTCGTGATCCTGCCCCGGGACTTCACCGAGGCGACCGGGGAACTGACCCCGTCGCTCAAGGTCAAGCGGCAGGTCGTACACAAGACGTACGCTGCGGAGATCGCCGAGATCTACCGCGGCTGACTACGATCCGTCACGTGCCCGCCTCCACACCTGCCCTGTCGCACCCGCACCCCCTCGCCACCGCGGCGCGGGTGGTCATGCTGGCGCTGGTCGCGGTCCTGACCCTGTTCGCGACACGCGACATCACGCAGCTGTGGTGGATCGCGCTGCTGGCGGTGGCGGGCCTGCCGGCGTCGCTGACGCCGACGCACCGCCTGCTCGGGCCGCTCAGCCGGGTGGCTGAGGTGGTCGTGCTCGGGTTGGCCGCGAGCCAGGTCGGCGCGGTGGCCATGCTCGGCGGCAAGATCGGCGGGCTGGGCGCCTCCGCGGTGCTGCCGTACCTGGCGGTGCCGGTCACCGTCACCGCGCTGCGTCGGCGGTTCCGTGAGGGCGGCGGGTTGCTCGCGATCACCGCGGTCACCCTGCTCGTGGCGGGCGCGCTGACCGAGGTCGACGGCGAGCGGCAGCTCACCCAGATCGGCTACCTCGCCGTCTGCGCTCAGTGGCTGATCCTCGCCGCCCTCGGTCTCTACGCGGCGGGCACGCTGCACCGGATGATGCTGGCGCGCGGCGACGGCACGCCCCAACCGTACGCCGAGGCGACCCGGCTGCTCACCCAGCTCCGCACGGTGGCCCGGCAACTGCCGGGTGCCACCCTCGACCCGGGCGGCATCTCGGAGCACCTGCTGGAGGAGCTGCGCGCGGTGGCTCGCGCGGACCGGGCGGCGGTGCTGTCGGCCAGTGCCGGCGGCCGGCTGGTGGTGCTGGTCCAGTCGTGCGTCGACCGGATGGACTGGGAGACGACGCTGGACGCGGATTCGGCCATCGCCGACGCGTGGGCCAGCCAACAGCCGCAGACCGCGGCCCGCTCCCAGACCCGCTCGCAGCCCGACGGCGACGTGTCGGCGCTGATCGTCCCGCTGGTCGCCGGGGTGCGCACGGTGGGGCTGGTGGTGCTGGAGGCGGACGCCGCGCAGGCGTACCCGCCCGACGTCGTGTCCCGGGTGACGGGGCTGACCAGCCCGGCGGCGCTGCGGTTGGAGGCGGCGCTGCTCTTCGACGAGGTACGGTCGTTGGCCACCAACGAGGAGCGGCAGCGGCTGGCCCGGGAGATCCACGACGGGGTGGCCCAGGAGCTGGTGATGGTCGGCTACGGCATCGACAATGCCCTGGCCACGGTGCACGACGACGCCGAGGAGACCGCCGAGAGCCTGCGCACGCTACGCCAGGAGGTGACCCGGGTGATCACCGAGCTGCGGCTGAGCCTGTTCGAGCTGCGCAGCGAGGTGGACCGGCACGGCGGCCTGGCCGCCGCGATCGCCGAGTACGCCCGCACCGTCGGTGCCTCCGGCGGGCTGCGGGTGCACCTGTCGCTGGACGAGTCGACCGCGCGGTTGCCCGCCGCCACGGAGGCCGAGCTGCTGCGCATCGCGCAGGAGGCGGTGACCAACGCGCGCAAGCACGCCGGCGCTTCGAACCTCTGGGTCACCTGTGCGGTGGACCCCCCGTACGCCCAGATCGAAGTGTCGGATGACGGTCACGGGATGGGTGAGCAGCGCTCAGACGGGCACTACGGTCTTGCGATCATGGCGGAGAGGGCGGAACGTATCCGGGGCCGGTTGGAGATCAGGCCGCGACAGCCGAGCGGTACGACCGTGGCGGTGGTACTGGGTTCGTCGCCTCGGCGCGATAACCTGCATGGCAGCGCAGCAGCAGAAGGGGAGTAACCCGAGGATGACCATCAGCCCGACACCGGCCGCCCGCACCAAGGTCCTCCTTGTCGACGACCACGACCTGATCCGTAAGGGTCTCCGGCACGCCTTCGAGCGCGACCGACAGTTCGAGGTCGTCGGCGAGGCCGCGACGGCGGCCGAGGGCGTCCGCCAGGCCGGCGCGCTCCAGCCGGATGTGGTGATCATGGATCTGCGGCTGCCCGACGGCAGCGGCCTGGAGGCCACCCGGGCGCTGCGGAAAGCCAGCGCCACCATGGGCATCGTCGTGCTGACCATGTACGCCGGGGACGACCAGCTCTTCGGCGCGCTGGAGGCGGGTGCGAGCGCCTTCGTGCCGAAGACCGCCCCGGCCGACGAGGTGGTCGCGGCGGCCCGGCACGCCGCCTCCTCCCCCAGCGCCTTCACCGCCGCCGACCTCGCCGAGGCGATGAAGCGCCGGCTGGCGCCCTCCGGCCCGCAGCTCTCCCCTCGCGAGGGTCAGGTGCTGCGGCTACTCGCCGACGGCATGAGCGTCGCCGGCATCGCCAAGCAGCTCTTCGTCAGCGAGTCCACCGCCAAGACCCACATCTCCAAGCTCTACGAGAAGCTGGGCGCCGCCAACCGCGCCCAGGCGCTGATGACGGCGCTGCGGCTCGGCCTACTCGAGGCGCCGGACGCGCCGAAGTTCTGACCCTGCCGCGGCGACGCACCGCTGCCGGGCCCACGCCCGTCCACCCGACGGGCGTGGGCCGCTTCATCGAGTCTCGTATTCTTCATCGAGTCTCGTATTCGACCCCGCACGGCCGCACACGCTATGGTCTCCCCCGGCGGAGGGGCGGTCCGCGGGCGGCGCGGCCCGCGCTCGGTGAAGAGGTGAGGCATGGGACGGCCGAACTGGGCACCCGACGACATCGACATCGAACGTCCCAGCGTGGCCCGCATGTACGACTACTACCTCGGCGGCTCCCACAACTTCGCGGTGGACCGCGCGGCGGCGCAGGCCATGGTGACGGCGGTGCCCGAGGCGCCGCTGATGGCCCAGGCAAACCGAGCGTTTCTGCGGCGGGCCGTGCAGTTTCTGGTCGACGCCGGCGTCCGGCAGTTCCTCGACATCGGCTCAGGCATCCCCACGGTGGGCAACGTGCACGAGATCGCCCAGCGCCACGCCCCCGACTCCCGGGTGGTGTATGTCGACATCGACCCGGTGGCCGTTGCGCACAGTCAGGAAATTCTCGCCGGCAACGACCGGACGACGGTGGTGCAGGAGGATCTGCGCCACCCCGAGCGCATCCTCGGCCATCCCGAGGTACGGCGGCTGCTCGACCTCGACCGGCCGGTCGCCGTGCTCGTCGTCGCGGTTCTGCACTTCGTCGCCGCCGACGACCGGCCGGGCGAGCTGCTGCGGACGCTGCGCGACGCCGTCGCCCCCGGAAGCTGGCTGGTGTTGTCGCAGGCCAGCGCCGACGGACGCGACGACGACGAGCGGGCCGAGGCGGAGGCCATCTACCGACGCACCGACAACCCGCTGTGGCTGCGCAGCCGCGCCGAGTTGACCGCCCTCTTCGACGGCTTCGAGTTGGTGGAGCCAGGTGTCGTCTGGGTGCCGCAATGGCGCCCGGAGTTCTCGGAGAACACCGAGGACGCCGAGCAGTCGGGGTTCATCGGCGGCGTGGGACGGTCCGGTGGCTGAGCCGCCCGGAGCGGCGCCCGGCCTCAGCGGTCGCACCGGGGCCGGCAGGGCAGCTCGGACCGCGACGGACCTCCGGACACCACCCCGGCCGGAGCCGGATGCCGACGCCGCATCCCGATCCGGCGCGCTGACCTTCGCCCACGCTTGGGCGAAAGCGGTCACCGGGACGAGCTACCTGCCGATGGCGCAGGCCCAGCTCGAGGGGTTGCTGTGCCGCCTCACCGGGGAACTGGCGGCGGCGCTGCGCGCCGAGCCCTTCGACCTGCGCGCCGGTCAGCGGGTGGGTGCGGAGCTGGTGGCCGCGCACATCGCATCCGCCGAAGGGCTCGGGCGCACCGTCGAGGTCATCCAGCTGCGGCTGGTGCGCGACCTGGGGCTGGTCACCGAGGACGCGGAGGATCGGATGGCCCGGCTTCTCGCCGCGGTGACCACCGGGTACGCGCGAGCGTTGCGTGACCGCACCCTGGACGAACAGGAGTCGATCCGGCGGGCCGCGTTGACCGCGCGGGTGCAGGCGGAGCGGGCGCTGCGGGCCAGCGAGGCCCGCTTCCGGCACCAGGCCACCCACGACCCCCTCACCGACCTGCCGAACCGGACACTGTTCACCGAGCGGCTCGCCACGGCCGTCAACGCCCCCGGCCGAGGCGTCGACCGTGTCGGGCTCTGCTTCCTCGATTTGGACCGGTTCAAGCGGGTCAACGACTCGCACGGGCACCAGGTCGGCGACGTTGTGCTCACCACTGTGGCCGAGCGCCTGCGGACAGCCCTCGACAGCCACCTGGTCGCCCGTCTCGGCGGTGACGCGTTCGTCGTCCTGGTCGAGGGCACCGGCGGCACCCGGGACGTGATCGCGGTCGCCGAGGCGGCCCTGGCTGCCGTGCGTGAACCGGCCGTGGTGGCGGAGCAGGAAGTGGCCGTCACGGCGAGCATCGGGATCGTGGAGCGGCCGGTCGCCGACACCTCTCCGGGGGAGTTGATGCGGGCGGCCGACTGCACCATGCACTGGGCCAAGGCGGCCGGTGGTGGGCGCTGGGAGCTGTACGACGCCGACCGCCACCACCGACAACTGGACCGGCAGGCGCTGTCGGCGGCGATCCCGGTCGCGCTGGACCGGGGCGAGTTCTACCTCGACTACCAACCGCTGACCTCGCTGCGCGACGGCCGTGTGCTCGGGGCGGAGGCGCTGGTGCGCTGGCGGCACCCGGAGCTGGGCGTGCTGCGCCCCGACCGCTTCATCGACCTGGCCGAGGAGACGGGCCTGATCGTGCCGCTCGGCTACTGGGTGCTCGCCGAAGCGTGCCGGGCGGCGGGAAGCTGGCCGGCGACCGGCGGGGCACCGTTCGTGAGCGTCAACCTGGCCGTCCGGCAGGTGCACCGCCCCGGGCTGGTCCAGGAGGTCCGCGCCCTGCTGCGGCGCACCGGGCTGCCGCCGGAGCGTCTCCAGCTGGAAATCACCGAGAGCACCATGATGAGCACCGCCGAGGAACCCGTCCGGGCGCTGCGGGCCCTCGCGGACCTCGGCGTCCGGATCGCGATCGACGACTTCGGCACCGGCTACAGCAACCTGGCGTACCTGCGGGCCCTGCCGGTGACCGAGCTGAAGGTGGCCGGGGAGTTCGTGGCCGGTCTGCGTACCCGCCAGGCCCAGGCCGACGAACGGATCCTCGCCAGCCTGGTGTCGCTGGCGCACGCGCTGGATCTGACCGTCACCGCCGAGGGCGTGGAGACGGCCGGGCAGGCCGAGCGGCTACGCGCGATCGGCTGCGACGCCGGGCAGGGCTGGCACTTCGGCCGCCCCGAACCCGCCGACCGGATCCGGGCCCGACTTCGCTGACCGCCGCCCGTCGGGTCAACCCGCGAGGAGGGCGGCCATCCGCCGGGCCTGGTGCTCCCAGCGCCACTCCCGCTCGACCCAGGCGCGGCCCGCCGCGCCGAACTGCCGGGCCAGGTCCCGGTCGGCGAGCAGCGTCGCCACCCGGTCGGCGAGCTGGGCCACGTCCCGCCCGCGGACCACGAAGCCCGTCTCCCCGTCCCGGACCGCGTCGGGCGCGCCGCCCGAGTCACCGGCGACCACGGGCAGACCGGTCGCCGAGGCCTCCAGGTAGACGATGCCGAGCCCTTCCACGTCCAGGCCACGGTTGCGGGTGCGACAGGGCATCGCGTACACGTCACCGGCCGCGTAGTGGGCGGGCAGCTCGACCGCCGGCACCGTGCCGGTGAACACCACATCCCGTTCGACCCCGGCCTGCCGGGCCAGCTTCTCCAACGCCGCTCGGTACGGGCCGCCGCCCACGACGAGCAGCGCGGCGTCCGGGACGCGGCGGCGGATCTCCGGCAAGGCCCGGATCAGCATGTCCTGCCCCTTGCGCGGCACCAGCCGGGACACACAGACCACCACCGGGCGGTCGGCCACGCCGAGCCGCGCGCGCACCGGCTCCCCGTCGACCGACGGATGGTAGGCGTCCACGTCGACCCCGGGCGCGAGGCGGCGTAACTCGGTGACCCCGTGCAACGCCCGCTCCAGCCGGATCCGGGTGTACTCCCCCAGGTAGGTCGTCACGTCGACGCCCCGCCCGATGCGGCGCAACGCCGTCCGGGCTCCGGGCAGCGCAGCCCAGCCGACCTCGTGGCCGTGGGTCTGCGCCACGACCCGCCGGATTCCGGCCCGCCGACGTAGTCCCGCGGCGAGCAGCCCGAGCGGGGCCGCGGCGCCGAACCACACGGTGTCGCAGTCGTACGACCGGGCCAGCCGCGCCGCCCGCCGGGCCACCGGCGGGGTGGGCAGGAGCACCCGGGTCCGTTCGCGCACCACCTCGAAGGGCTGGTCGGCGTCGAACGTCTCGGCGCCCCGCCAGTTGGAGGCGTAGACCACCACCGAGCCCGGGGGCTGGCGGACGGCGAGGTTGTGCACGAAGGACTGGATGCCACCGGGACGGGGCGGGAAGTCGTTCGTGACCAGCAACGTCCTGCTCATGCCGGCCCCACCATGCCCAACGGTGACAGGTCGCTTGCTCGCTGACGCTCGCTCATGGGCCGGTCTTTCTGGCGTAGGCGCGGGCGGCGGCGATCCGCTCCACGGTCGACGGGTGGGAGGCGGAGTACAGGTACTCCAGGCGGGGTGGATCGGGGTCGGCGAGGTTGATGCCGGCGAGCCGGCGCTGCATCGCCTCGAAGGCGACCGGGTCGCCGGTGAGCGCGAGCGAATGGGCGTCGGCGCGGGCCTCGACCCGCCGCGACATCAGCGCCTGCGCCGGCGTCCAGACCAGCCCGGCCACCGTCACCAGCGCCATCAGCAGCGGGAACGCGCGGGGCTGGGCAACCGAGTCGACGCCGGCCAATCGCAGCAGCGGGCCGGAGGAGCCGAGCAGGTAGAGCGCCACGACCGCCGCCGCCGCGCCCAGCGCGCCGGTGAACGTGCCGACCGCCACGTCCCGGTCCTTCGCGTGGCCCAGCTCGTGTGCCACCACCGCGGTCACCTCGGCCGGGGTGGCTTCCCGGAGCAGGGTGTCGTACACGACGATCCGCCGGGTCGGCCCGATTCCGGAGACGTACGCGTTGACCGCCCGGGTGCGGCGGGACGCGTCGGCCACCAGCACGTCGCGGACCGGCACCCCGTCGCGGGCCGCCAGCTCTGTCAGCTGGGTACGCAGCGGACCCGGCTCCATCGGGGTGAACCGGTTGAACACGGGCTCCACCAGCACCGGCAGCGCGAACGACAGCAGCACCACCAGGCCGGCCGCGCCGGCCGCGCCCAACGCCCACCACCAGCGCGGTGCCAGCCGGATCACGGTGTAGAAGCCGAGCAGCGCCACCGCCCCGATGACGGCGCTGACGGCGTACGACTTGAGCAGGTCGACCGTCCAACCGCCCCAGCCGTTGGTGGCCAGCCCGTAGCGGGTCAGCACGACGTGCCGCCACGCGGCGAACGGCAGGGTGACCAGATCGGCGACGAGCACCACGGCGAGCCCGCCGAGCACCGCCTGCGCGGCCCAGTGCCCGCCGAAGGGGCGCCCGGCCAGCTCGACCAGGCGGCTGCCCAGCGGGGTGAGGCCGAGGGCGAGCGCCACCAGCAACCCGACGCCGAGGACGGCCCAACCGGCGGGCCGAAGCGCGGCGCGGAACTCGCGGCCCCGCGCCACCTGATCGACCGGCAGGTCCCGCAGGGCGGCGAGCTGGTCGGCGCGGGGGGCCGGCGGACGCTGCCACGGGATCAGCAGGGCTGCGGCGACCGCCAGCGCGACGACCAGCCCGGCCAGTGTCAGCGCCGCCCAACCGCGTGGGCTCACCGGGCCGCCTCCCGGCCCGGGGCGCCGGCCACCGCGACGGGCCCGCCGGCACCGCACCGCTCTCGCGTCATAGGCGTTCCTCCCGTCGTGAGCGCCCATCGTAGTGGTCCGCCCGAGGCGGCGCCGGGGTGCCCACGAGGTGTGGCCACACCTTGACCCGTCTTGCGGGGGCGTCGTCGTCGCGGTGTCCACCCATCCTGAGCCACACTGAGCCAATCTGCCTTTCCTTTGTGCCACTATGGCTCTATCATGGCACCATGAACCTCAACCCGTATGTCGAACTGCTCCGGCGGGAACTGGCCGTCGCCGCGGCGGCCGGGGGGACGAGGCGCGGGCGCTCGCCGAGCGCCTCACCGCTCCCCTCGAATCGGCGATCCGGCTCACCCTGCTGGAGGCACTGTCCGCAGCCAGCGCAGAGATCACCCGCGACCTCGCCCCCGGCTCGGTCCACCTGCGCCTCACCGGGCGGGACCCGGACTTCGTGGTGACGTCTCCACCGATCGAGCAGCCACCGGCAGCCGACCAGATGACAGACGCCCCCACGCCCCCGATCGACGAGACCACCACGCCCGGCGACAAGGGCGCGACATCCCGGATCAACCTCCGCCTGCCCGAGGACCTCAAGTCCCGGGTCGAGGAGGCCGCCGCCCGCGAGCGGCTCTCGGTCAACTCCTGGCTCGTCCGGGCCGCCGCCGCCGCGCTCGGGCCCGGCGCCACCAGCACCCGCGCCGCCAGCACCGGCCAACGCTTCACCGGCTGGGTGCACTGACCCCCGACCGCAGCCACCCCATCCCTGGACCAGAATCGACCCGAAGGATCAGAAATGCCGACCTTTGCCACCTCCCACCCGATATCCGTCACGGTCAGTCTCGGTTTCGTCGTCGGCAACGTACGGATCAGAGCCAGCGATCGCACCGATACCGTCATCGACGTACGACCGATCGACGAATCCAGCAAAGCCGACCTGAAGGTCGCCGAACAAACCCGCGTCGAGTACGCGGACGGTGCGCTGACCGTCGCGGCAACAAAGCAACTCAGCTCTGTGTTCGGCCGGACCGGCGGGATCGACGTCACGATCGAACTGCCGTCCGGCTCCCAGGTGCGGGGCAATACCGGCATGGGCGAACTCGACTGCGACGGCCGGCTCGGCGAGTGCCAGTTCAAGACCGGCTTCGGACAGATCCGGCTCGACCGATCCGGCGTGGTGAGACTGAGTAGCGGCAGCGGGGACGTCCTGGTGACGCATGCCGACGGCGATGTCGAGGTCACCACCGGCAGCGGCGCCATTCGCATCGACCGGGTCGACGGACCAGCGAAGCTCAAGAACTCCAACGGCGACAGCTGGATCGGTACGGTCACCGGCGAGCTACGCGTCAACGCGGCGAACGGCAACATCACCGTCGACCGGGCACATGCCGGCGTCTCCGCGAAGACCGCCAACGGCGGCGTGCGGATCGGCGAGGTCACCCGGGGCGCGGCAACCCTGCAATCCGCGGCCGGCTCCCTCGAGGTCGGCATCAGCGCGGGCACCGCCGCCTGGCTCGACCTCGACACCAAGGCCGGACACGTGCGCAACGACCTTGCCACCGGCCCCGCACCGCAGAACACCGACGAGACCGTCGCAGTCCGGGCCCGCACCTGGGTCGGCGACATCGTCGTTCGCCGGGCCTGACGGGCACACCGCAGAAGAGGAGACAACCATGTCCACGCCCCAACCGGCGATCCGGACCACCGGGCTGCGCAAGTCGTACGGCGAGAAGGTCGTACTCGACGGCATCGACCTGACCGTGCCAGCAGGAACGGTCTTCGCTCTGCTCGGCCCCAACGGCGCCGGCAAGACCACCACCGTGCAGATCCTCTCCACCCTGATCAGCGCCGA
The sequence above is a segment of the Micromonospora sp. WMMA1363 genome. Coding sequences within it:
- a CDS encoding histidine kinase, with product MPASTPALSHPHPLATAARVVMLALVAVLTLFATRDITQLWWIALLAVAGLPASLTPTHRLLGPLSRVAEVVVLGLAASQVGAVAMLGGKIGGLGASAVLPYLAVPVTVTALRRRFREGGGLLAITAVTLLVAGALTEVDGERQLTQIGYLAVCAQWLILAALGLYAAGTLHRMMLARGDGTPQPYAEATRLLTQLRTVARQLPGATLDPGGISEHLLEELRAVARADRAAVLSASAGGRLVVLVQSCVDRMDWETTLDADSAIADAWASQQPQTAARSQTRSQPDGDVSALIVPLVAGVRTVGLVVLEADAAQAYPPDVVSRVTGLTSPAALRLEAALLFDEVRSLATNEERQRLAREIHDGVAQELVMVGYGIDNALATVHDDAEETAESLRTLRQEVTRVITELRLSLFELRSEVDRHGGLAAAIAEYARTVGASGGLRVHLSLDESTARLPAATEAELLRIAQEAVTNARKHAGASNLWVTCAVDPPYAQIEVSDDGHGMGEQRSDGHYGLAIMAERAERIRGRLEIRPRQPSGTTVAVVLGSSPRRDNLHGSAAAEGE
- a CDS encoding response regulator transcription factor; amino-acid sequence: MTISPTPAARTKVLLVDDHDLIRKGLRHAFERDRQFEVVGEAATAAEGVRQAGALQPDVVIMDLRLPDGSGLEATRALRKASATMGIVVLTMYAGDDQLFGALEAGASAFVPKTAPADEVVAAARHAASSPSAFTAADLAEAMKRRLAPSGPQLSPREGQVLRLLADGMSVAGIAKQLFVSESTAKTHISKLYEKLGAANRAQALMTALRLGLLEAPDAPKF
- a CDS encoding SAM-dependent methyltransferase — translated: MGRPNWAPDDIDIERPSVARMYDYYLGGSHNFAVDRAAAQAMVTAVPEAPLMAQANRAFLRRAVQFLVDAGVRQFLDIGSGIPTVGNVHEIAQRHAPDSRVVYVDIDPVAVAHSQEILAGNDRTTVVQEDLRHPERILGHPEVRRLLDLDRPVAVLVVAVLHFVAADDRPGELLRTLRDAVAPGSWLVLSQASADGRDDDERAEAEAIYRRTDNPLWLRSRAELTALFDGFELVEPGVVWVPQWRPEFSENTEDAEQSGFIGGVGRSGG
- a CDS encoding bifunctional diguanylate cyclase/phosphodiesterase translates to MAQAQLEGLLCRLTGELAAALRAEPFDLRAGQRVGAELVAAHIASAEGLGRTVEVIQLRLVRDLGLVTEDAEDRMARLLAAVTTGYARALRDRTLDEQESIRRAALTARVQAERALRASEARFRHQATHDPLTDLPNRTLFTERLATAVNAPGRGVDRVGLCFLDLDRFKRVNDSHGHQVGDVVLTTVAERLRTALDSHLVARLGGDAFVVLVEGTGGTRDVIAVAEAALAAVREPAVVAEQEVAVTASIGIVERPVADTSPGELMRAADCTMHWAKAAGGGRWELYDADRHHRQLDRQALSAAIPVALDRGEFYLDYQPLTSLRDGRVLGAEALVRWRHPELGVLRPDRFIDLAEETGLIVPLGYWVLAEACRAAGSWPATGGAPFVSVNLAVRQVHRPGLVQEVRALLRRTGLPPERLQLEITESTMMSTAEEPVRALRALADLGVRIAIDDFGTGYSNLAYLRALPVTELKVAGEFVAGLRTRQAQADERILASLVSLAHALDLTVTAEGVETAGQAERLRAIGCDAGQGWHFGRPEPADRIRARLR
- a CDS encoding glycosyltransferase family 4 protein → MSRTLLVTNDFPPRPGGIQSFVHNLAVRQPPGSVVVYASNWRGAETFDADQPFEVVRERTRVLLPTPPVARRAARLARSYDCDTVWFGAAAPLGLLAAGLRRRAGIRRVVAQTHGHEVGWAALPGARTALRRIGRGVDVTTYLGEYTRIRLERALHGVTELRRLAPGVDVDAYHPSVDGEPVRARLGVADRPVVVCVSRLVPRKGQDMLIRALPEIRRRVPDAALLVVGGGPYRAALEKLARQAGVERDVVFTGTVPAVELPAHYAAGDVYAMPCRTRNRGLDVEGLGIVYLEASATGLPVVAGDSGGAPDAVRDGETGFVVRGRDVAQLADRVATLLADRDLARQFGAAGRAWVEREWRWEHQARRMAALLAG
- a CDS encoding M48 family metallopeptidase, with translation MSPRGWAALTLAGLVVALAVAAALLIPWQRPPAPRADQLAALRDLPVDQVARGREFRAALRPAGWAVLGVGLLVALALGLTPLGSRLVELAGRPFGGHWAAQAVLGGLAVVLVADLVTLPFAAWRHVVLTRYGLATNGWGGWTVDLLKSYAVSAVIGAVALLGFYTVIRLAPRWWWALGAAGAAGLVVLLSFALPVLVEPVFNRFTPMEPGPLRTQLTELAARDGVPVRDVLVADASRRTRAVNAYVSGIGPTRRIVVYDTLLREATPAEVTAVVAHELGHAKDRDVAVGTFTGALGAAAAVVALYLLGSSGPLLRLAGVDSVAQPRAFPLLMALVTVAGLVWTPAQALMSRRVEARADAHSLALTGDPVAFEAMQRRLAGINLADPDPPRLEYLYSASHPSTVERIAAARAYARKTGP
- a CDS encoding toxin-antitoxin system HicB family antitoxin codes for the protein MALSWHHEPQPVCRTAPAGTGRRRGGRGDEARALAERLTAPLESAIRLTLLEALSAASAEITRDLAPGSVHLRLTGRDPDFVVTSPPIEQPPAADQMTDAPTPPIDETTTPGDKGATSRINLRLPEDLKSRVEEAAARERLSVNSWLVRAAAAALGPGATSTRAASTGQRFTGWVH
- a CDS encoding DUF4097 family beta strand repeat-containing protein — encoded protein: MPTFATSHPISVTVSLGFVVGNVRIRASDRTDTVIDVRPIDESSKADLKVAEQTRVEYADGALTVAATKQLSSVFGRTGGIDVTIELPSGSQVRGNTGMGELDCDGRLGECQFKTGFGQIRLDRSGVVRLSSGSGDVLVTHADGDVEVTTGSGAIRIDRVDGPAKLKNSNGDSWIGTVTGELRVNAANGNITVDRAHAGVSAKTANGGVRIGEVTRGAATLQSAAGSLEVGISAGTAAWLDLDTKAGHVRNDLATGPAPQNTDETVAVRARTWVGDIVVRRA